One segment of Setaria viridis chromosome 4, Setaria_viridis_v4.0, whole genome shotgun sequence DNA contains the following:
- the LOC117852511 gene encoding protein disulfide isomerase-like 1-5, whose product MRARRVGALVLVVVLALAVSVVWSARLDLDDDDDSDVLDELLAIDEEAERGELDGGGGDGGGAAEAVRRAQSMVLALDNDNARRAVEDHAELLLLGYAPWCERSAQLMPRFAEAAAALRAMGSAVAFAKLDGERYPKAAASVGVKGFPTVLLFVNGTEHAYHGLHTKDAIVTWVRKKTGAPVIMLQSKDSAKEFLKKDQTFVIGLFKNFKGAEYEEFVKAATTDDEVQFVETSDRSVAKILFPGITSEEQFVGLVKSEPEKFEKFDGDFEEKAILRFVELNKFPLITVFTELNSGKVYSSPIKLQVFTFSEAYDFEDLESMVEEVARAFKTKIMFIYVDTAEENLAKPFLTLYGLESEKKPTVTAFDTSNGAKYVMEADINAKNLREFCLSLLDGTLPPYHKSEPVPQGKGLVEKVVGRTFDSSVLESPQNVFLEVYTPWCVDCEAISKNIEKLAKHFSGLETLKFARIDASVNEHPKLKVNNYPTLFIYPAEDKNNPIKVSKKLSVKDMAKFIKEKLQISDVETVAATDNAPAAENIKDEL is encoded by the exons ATGAGGGCGCGGCGGGTCGGGGCGCTGGTGCTAGTGGTGGTCCTCGCGCTCGCCGTGTCGGTGGTGTGGTCGGCGCGGCTGGACctggatgacgacgacgactcggACGtgctggacgagctgctggccatcgacgaggaggcggagcggggcgaGCTGGatgggggaggcggcgacggcgggggcgcggcggaggcggtgcggcGGGCGCAGTCGATGGTGCTGGCGCTCGACAACGACAACGCGCGCCGCGCCGTGGAGGACCACGCGGAGCTGCTGCTCCTCGGGTACGCGCCCTGGTGCGAGCGCAGCGCGCAGCTCATGCCGCGGttcgccgaggccgccgcggcgctgcgcGCCATGGGCAGCGCCGTCGCGTTCGCCAAGCTCGACGGGGAGCGGTACCCCAAGGCGGCCGCTTCCGTTGGGGTCAAGGGGTTCCCCACCGTGCTCCTCTTCGTCAACGGCACCGAGCACGCGTACCATGGCCTCCACACCAA GGACGCGATAGTTACTTGGGTAAGAAAGAAGACTGGTGCGCCAGTCATTATGCTTCAGTCTAAGGATTCAGCTAAGGAGTTCCTTAAAAAGGATCAGACTTTTGTTATTGGACTATTCAAGAATTTTAAG GGAGCAGAATACGAAGAATTTGTGAAGGCAGCAACCACAGATGATGAAGTACAGTTTGTAGAAACCAGTGATAGGAGTGTTGCCAAAATTCTATTTCCAGGTATTACATCCGAAGAGCAATTCGTAGGCCTTGTTAAAAGCGAACCTGAGAAGTTTGAAAAGTTTG ATGGGGACTTTGAAGAAAAGGCAATTTTGCGGTTTGTGGAGCTAAACAAGTTTCCCCTAATTACTGTATTCACTGAGCTCAATTCGGGCAAAGTATATTCAAGCCCTATTAAACTGCAG GTCTTCACTTTCTCAGAGGCTTATGATTTTGAGGATCTTGAATCTATGGTTGAAGAAGTTGCAAGAGCATTCAAGACAAAG ATAATGTTTATATATGTGGACACTGCTGAAGAAAACCTTGCAAAGCCATTCCTCACTCTTTATGGTCTTGAATCAGAAAAAAAGCCTACT GTTACAGCATTCGATACAAGCAATGGAGCCAAATATGTGATGGAGGCAGATATCAACGCAAAGAACCTAAGG GAATTCTGCTTAAGTCTCCTAGATGGCACACTACCTCCGTACCACAAATCAGAACCAGTACCGCAAGGG AAGGGACTTGTTGAAAAAGTTGTTGGTCGTACATTTGATTCTTCTGTGCTGGAAAGTCCTCAAAACGTATTCCTTGAG GTTTATACACCTTGGTGTGTTGACTGTGAGGCGATAAGTAAAAATATCGAGAAGTTGGCCAAGCATTTCAGTGGGTTGGAGACTCTTAAATTTGCACGCATAGATGCTTCTGTGAATGAACATCCTAAATTGAAG GTGAACAATTACCCAACGCTCTTCATTTATCCTGCCGAAGACAAAAACAACCCG ATCAAAGTTTCAAAGAAATTAAGTGTCAAGGACATGGCCAAATTCATCAAGGAGAAGCTGCAAATCTCAGACGTGGAGACGGTAGCGGCCACGGACAATGCCCCAGCTGCGGAAAATATCAAGGATGAGCTATAG